A portion of the Mustela erminea isolate mMusErm1 chromosome 19, mMusErm1.Pri, whole genome shotgun sequence genome contains these proteins:
- the ESRP2 gene encoding epithelial splicing regulatory protein 2 isoform X1 produces the protein MTPPPPQPPPPGPNPTSDSAADPRPGPGPLVVLFGATAGALGPDLGSDETDLILLVWQVVEPRSRQVGTLHKSLVRAEAAALSPQCREASGLSADSLARAEPLDKVLQQFSQLVSGDVALLGGGPYMLCTDGQQLLRQVLHPEASRKNLVLPDTFFSFYDLRREFHVQHPSTCPARELTVATMAQDLGLETDATEDDFGVWEVKTMVAVILHLLEEPSGQLFSKAEVVKQKYETGPCSKADVVDSETVVRARGLPWQSSDQDVARFFKGLNIARGGVALCLNAQGRRNGEALIRFVDSEQRDLALQRHKHHMGVRYIEVYKATGEEFVKIAGGTSLEVARFLSREDQVILRLRGLPFSAGPEDVLGFLGPECPVTGGADGLLFVRHPDGRPTGDAFALFACEELAQAALRRHKGILGKRYIELFRSTAAEVQQVLNRYASSPLLPTLTAPLLPIPFPLAAGTGRDCVRLRGLPYTATIEDILSFLGEAAADIRPHGVHMVLNQQGRPSGDAFIQMTSAERALAAAQRCHKKMMKERYVEVVPCSTEEMSRVLMGGTLSRSGMSPPPCKLPCLSPPTYATFQATPTLIPAETAALYPSSALLPAARVPAAPTPVAYYPGPATQLYMNYTAYYPSPPVSPTTVGYLATPPTALASASTSVLSQPGALVRMQGVPYTAGMKDLLSVFQAYQLAPDDYTSLMPVGDPPRTVLQAPKEWVCL, from the exons ATGACTCCGCCGCCTCCCCAGCCACCGCCCCCGGGTCCGAACCCCACCTCAGACTCTGCCGccgacccccgccccgggcccggACCCCTGGTCGTACTGTTCGGAGCCACGGCCGGTGCGCTGGGGCCGGACCTGGGTTCCGATGAGACCGACTTGATCCTCTTAgtctggcaagtggtggagccgCGGAGCCGTCAG GTGGGGACGTTGCACAAGTCATTGGTTCGCGCCGAAGCGGCCGCACTGAGCCCGCAGTGCCGCGAGGCGAGCGGCCTGAGCGCCGACAGCTTGGCGCGGGCCGAGCCGCTGGACAAGGTGCTGCAGCAG tTCTCACAGCTGGTGAGCGGGGATGTGGCTCTGCTAGGTGGGGGCCCCTACATGCTATGCACTGATGGGCAGCAGCTGCTGAGACAGGTCCTGCATCCCGAGGCCTCCAGGAAG AACCTGGTGCTCCCCGACACCTTCTTCTCCTTCTACGACCTCCGCAGAGAGTTCCATGTGCAGCACCCAAGCACCTGTCCTGCCAGGGAGCTCACCGTGGCCACCATGGCACAGG ACTTGGGGCTGGAGACAGATGCCACAGAGGATGACTTTGGGGTCTGGGAAGTGAAGACAATGGTAGCTGTCATCCTCCACCTGCTCGAAGAGCCCAGTG GTCAATTGTTTTCGAAGGCCGAGGTGGTAAAGCAGAAATATGAGACAGGCCCTTG CAGCAAGGCCGATGTGGTGGACAGTGAGACCGTGGTTCGGGCCCGTGGGTTGCCCTGGCAGTCGTCAGACCAGGATGTGGCTCGGTTCTTCAAAGGACTCAACATTGCCAG GGGTGGTGTCGCACTCTGCCTCAACGCCCAGGGCCGCAGAAATGGCGAGGCCCTCATCCGCTTTGTGGACAGCGAGCAGCGGGACCTAGCGCTGCAGAGACACAAGCACCACATGGGCGTCCGCTATATCGAG GTATACAAAGCAACAGGAGAGGAGTTTGTGAAGATCGCGGGGG GCACATCACTAGAGGTGGCTCGTTTCCTGTCGCGGGAAGACCAGGTGATACTGCGGCTGCGGGGACTGCCCTTCTCGGCTGGGCCGGAGGACGTGCTGGGCTTTCTGGGGCCCGAGTGCCCGGTGACTGGGGGTGCTGACGGGCTGCTGTTTGTGCGCCACCCTGACGGCCGGCCCACCGGTGATGCCTTTGCCCTCTTCGCCTGTGAGGAGCTGGCGCAGGCTGCGTTGCGCAGGCACAAGGGCATACTGGGTAAGCGATACATCGAACTCTTCCGGAGCACGGCGGCTGAGGTGCAACAG GTCCTGAACCGCTATGCATCCAGCCCACTCCTTCCCACACTCACcgctcccctgctccccatccccttcccactGGCAGCGGGGACTGGGAGAGATTGTGTACGCCTTCGAGGCCTGCCCTATACAGCCACCATTGAAGACATCCTGAGCTTTCTGGGGGAGGCAGCTGCTGACATCCGGCCCCACGGGGTGCACATGGTACTCAACCAGCAG GGTCGGCCCTCAGGCGACGCTTTCATCCAGATGACATCAGCAGAGCGGGCCCTAGCTGCTGCCCAGCGTTGCCATAAGAAAATGATGAAGGAACGCTATGTGGAAGTGGTCCCCTGCTCCACGGAGGAGATGAGCCGTGTGCTAATGGGGGGCACCTTGAGCCGCAGTGGCATGTCCCCTCCACCCTGCAAGCTGCCCT gCCTCTCACCACCTACCTACGCCACCTTCCAGGCCACCCCAACACTCATCCCGGCTGAGACGGCAGCCTTGTATCCCTCTTCAGCACTGCTCCCGGCTGCCAGGGTGCCTGCTGCCCCTACCCCTGTTGCCTACTACCCAGGGCCAGCCACTCAACTTTACATGAACTACACAGCTTACTACCCCAG CCCCCCAGTGTCCCCGACCACTGTGGGCTACCTCGCCACACCCCCCACTGCCCTGGCCTCTGCTTCCACCTCAGTGTTgtcccagccaggagccctggtCCGTATGCAGGGTGTCCCATATACAGCTGGTATGAAGGATCTACTCAGCGTTTTCCAGGCCTATCAG TTAGCCCCTGATGACTACACCAGTTTGATGCCTGTTGGTGACCCGCCCCGAACTGTGCTACAGGCCCCCAAAGAGTGGGTGTGTTTGTAG
- the ESRP2 gene encoding epithelial splicing regulatory protein 2 isoform X2 produces MTPPPPQPPPPGPNPTSDSAADPRPGPGPLVVLFGATAGALGPDLGSDETDLILLVWQVVEPRSRQVGTLHKSLVRAEAAALSPQCREASGLSADSLARAEPLDKVLQQFSQLVSGDVALLGGGPYMLCTDGQQLLRQVLHPEASRKNLVLPDTFFSFYDLRREFHVQHPSTCPARELTVATMAQDLGLETDATEDDFGVWEVKTMVAVILHLLEEPSGQLFSKAEVVKQKYETGPCKADVVDSETVVRARGLPWQSSDQDVARFFKGLNIARGGVALCLNAQGRRNGEALIRFVDSEQRDLALQRHKHHMGVRYIEVYKATGEEFVKIAGGTSLEVARFLSREDQVILRLRGLPFSAGPEDVLGFLGPECPVTGGADGLLFVRHPDGRPTGDAFALFACEELAQAALRRHKGILGKRYIELFRSTAAEVQQVLNRYASSPLLPTLTAPLLPIPFPLAAGTGRDCVRLRGLPYTATIEDILSFLGEAAADIRPHGVHMVLNQQGRPSGDAFIQMTSAERALAAAQRCHKKMMKERYVEVVPCSTEEMSRVLMGGTLSRSGMSPPPCKLPCLSPPTYATFQATPTLIPAETAALYPSSALLPAARVPAAPTPVAYYPGPATQLYMNYTAYYPSPPVSPTTVGYLATPPTALASASTSVLSQPGALVRMQGVPYTAGMKDLLSVFQAYQLAPDDYTSLMPVGDPPRTVLQAPKEWVCL; encoded by the exons ATGACTCCGCCGCCTCCCCAGCCACCGCCCCCGGGTCCGAACCCCACCTCAGACTCTGCCGccgacccccgccccgggcccggACCCCTGGTCGTACTGTTCGGAGCCACGGCCGGTGCGCTGGGGCCGGACCTGGGTTCCGATGAGACCGACTTGATCCTCTTAgtctggcaagtggtggagccgCGGAGCCGTCAG GTGGGGACGTTGCACAAGTCATTGGTTCGCGCCGAAGCGGCCGCACTGAGCCCGCAGTGCCGCGAGGCGAGCGGCCTGAGCGCCGACAGCTTGGCGCGGGCCGAGCCGCTGGACAAGGTGCTGCAGCAG tTCTCACAGCTGGTGAGCGGGGATGTGGCTCTGCTAGGTGGGGGCCCCTACATGCTATGCACTGATGGGCAGCAGCTGCTGAGACAGGTCCTGCATCCCGAGGCCTCCAGGAAG AACCTGGTGCTCCCCGACACCTTCTTCTCCTTCTACGACCTCCGCAGAGAGTTCCATGTGCAGCACCCAAGCACCTGTCCTGCCAGGGAGCTCACCGTGGCCACCATGGCACAGG ACTTGGGGCTGGAGACAGATGCCACAGAGGATGACTTTGGGGTCTGGGAAGTGAAGACAATGGTAGCTGTCATCCTCCACCTGCTCGAAGAGCCCAGTG GTCAATTGTTTTCGAAGGCCGAGGTGGTAAAGCAGAAATATGAGACAGGCCCTTG CAAGGCCGATGTGGTGGACAGTGAGACCGTGGTTCGGGCCCGTGGGTTGCCCTGGCAGTCGTCAGACCAGGATGTGGCTCGGTTCTTCAAAGGACTCAACATTGCCAG GGGTGGTGTCGCACTCTGCCTCAACGCCCAGGGCCGCAGAAATGGCGAGGCCCTCATCCGCTTTGTGGACAGCGAGCAGCGGGACCTAGCGCTGCAGAGACACAAGCACCACATGGGCGTCCGCTATATCGAG GTATACAAAGCAACAGGAGAGGAGTTTGTGAAGATCGCGGGGG GCACATCACTAGAGGTGGCTCGTTTCCTGTCGCGGGAAGACCAGGTGATACTGCGGCTGCGGGGACTGCCCTTCTCGGCTGGGCCGGAGGACGTGCTGGGCTTTCTGGGGCCCGAGTGCCCGGTGACTGGGGGTGCTGACGGGCTGCTGTTTGTGCGCCACCCTGACGGCCGGCCCACCGGTGATGCCTTTGCCCTCTTCGCCTGTGAGGAGCTGGCGCAGGCTGCGTTGCGCAGGCACAAGGGCATACTGGGTAAGCGATACATCGAACTCTTCCGGAGCACGGCGGCTGAGGTGCAACAG GTCCTGAACCGCTATGCATCCAGCCCACTCCTTCCCACACTCACcgctcccctgctccccatccccttcccactGGCAGCGGGGACTGGGAGAGATTGTGTACGCCTTCGAGGCCTGCCCTATACAGCCACCATTGAAGACATCCTGAGCTTTCTGGGGGAGGCAGCTGCTGACATCCGGCCCCACGGGGTGCACATGGTACTCAACCAGCAG GGTCGGCCCTCAGGCGACGCTTTCATCCAGATGACATCAGCAGAGCGGGCCCTAGCTGCTGCCCAGCGTTGCCATAAGAAAATGATGAAGGAACGCTATGTGGAAGTGGTCCCCTGCTCCACGGAGGAGATGAGCCGTGTGCTAATGGGGGGCACCTTGAGCCGCAGTGGCATGTCCCCTCCACCCTGCAAGCTGCCCT gCCTCTCACCACCTACCTACGCCACCTTCCAGGCCACCCCAACACTCATCCCGGCTGAGACGGCAGCCTTGTATCCCTCTTCAGCACTGCTCCCGGCTGCCAGGGTGCCTGCTGCCCCTACCCCTGTTGCCTACTACCCAGGGCCAGCCACTCAACTTTACATGAACTACACAGCTTACTACCCCAG CCCCCCAGTGTCCCCGACCACTGTGGGCTACCTCGCCACACCCCCCACTGCCCTGGCCTCTGCTTCCACCTCAGTGTTgtcccagccaggagccctggtCCGTATGCAGGGTGTCCCATATACAGCTGGTATGAAGGATCTACTCAGCGTTTTCCAGGCCTATCAG TTAGCCCCTGATGACTACACCAGTTTGATGCCTGTTGGTGACCCGCCCCGAACTGTGCTACAGGCCCCCAAAGAGTGGGTGTGTTTGTAG
- the ESRP2 gene encoding epithelial splicing regulatory protein 2 isoform X3, whose protein sequence is MTPPPPQPPPPGPNPTSDSAADPRPGPGPLVVLFGATAGALGPDLGSDETDLILLVWQVVEPRSRQVGTLHKSLVRAEAAALSPQCREASGLSADSLARAEPLDKVLQQFSQLVSGDVALLGGGPYMLCTDGQQLLRQVLHPEASRKNLVLPDTFFSFYDLRREFHVQHPSTCPARELTVATMAQDLGLETDATEDDFGVWEVKTMVAVILHLLEEPSGQLFSKAEVVKQKYETGPCSKADVVDSETVVRARGLPWQSSDQDVARFFKGLNIARGGVALCLNAQGRRNGEALIRFVDSEQRDLALQRHKHHMGVRYIEVYKATGEEFVKIAGGTSLEVARFLSREDQVILRLRGLPFSAGPEDVLGFLGPECPVTGGADGLLFVRHPDGRPTGDAFALFACEELAQAALRRHKGILGKRYIELFRSTAAEVQQVLNRYASSPLLPTLTAPLLPIPFPLAAGTGRDCVRLRGLPYTATIEDILSFLGEAAADIRPHGVHMVLNQQGRPSGDAFIQMTSAERALAAAQRCHKKMMKERYVEVVPCSTEEMSRVLMGGTLSRSGMSPPPCKLPCLSPPTYATFQATPTLIPAETAALYPSSALLPAARVPAAPTPVAYYPGPATQLYMNYTAYYPSPPVSPTTVGYLATPPTALASASTSVLSQPGALVRMQGVPYTAGMKDLLSVFQAYQPLMTTPV, encoded by the exons ATGACTCCGCCGCCTCCCCAGCCACCGCCCCCGGGTCCGAACCCCACCTCAGACTCTGCCGccgacccccgccccgggcccggACCCCTGGTCGTACTGTTCGGAGCCACGGCCGGTGCGCTGGGGCCGGACCTGGGTTCCGATGAGACCGACTTGATCCTCTTAgtctggcaagtggtggagccgCGGAGCCGTCAG GTGGGGACGTTGCACAAGTCATTGGTTCGCGCCGAAGCGGCCGCACTGAGCCCGCAGTGCCGCGAGGCGAGCGGCCTGAGCGCCGACAGCTTGGCGCGGGCCGAGCCGCTGGACAAGGTGCTGCAGCAG tTCTCACAGCTGGTGAGCGGGGATGTGGCTCTGCTAGGTGGGGGCCCCTACATGCTATGCACTGATGGGCAGCAGCTGCTGAGACAGGTCCTGCATCCCGAGGCCTCCAGGAAG AACCTGGTGCTCCCCGACACCTTCTTCTCCTTCTACGACCTCCGCAGAGAGTTCCATGTGCAGCACCCAAGCACCTGTCCTGCCAGGGAGCTCACCGTGGCCACCATGGCACAGG ACTTGGGGCTGGAGACAGATGCCACAGAGGATGACTTTGGGGTCTGGGAAGTGAAGACAATGGTAGCTGTCATCCTCCACCTGCTCGAAGAGCCCAGTG GTCAATTGTTTTCGAAGGCCGAGGTGGTAAAGCAGAAATATGAGACAGGCCCTTG CAGCAAGGCCGATGTGGTGGACAGTGAGACCGTGGTTCGGGCCCGTGGGTTGCCCTGGCAGTCGTCAGACCAGGATGTGGCTCGGTTCTTCAAAGGACTCAACATTGCCAG GGGTGGTGTCGCACTCTGCCTCAACGCCCAGGGCCGCAGAAATGGCGAGGCCCTCATCCGCTTTGTGGACAGCGAGCAGCGGGACCTAGCGCTGCAGAGACACAAGCACCACATGGGCGTCCGCTATATCGAG GTATACAAAGCAACAGGAGAGGAGTTTGTGAAGATCGCGGGGG GCACATCACTAGAGGTGGCTCGTTTCCTGTCGCGGGAAGACCAGGTGATACTGCGGCTGCGGGGACTGCCCTTCTCGGCTGGGCCGGAGGACGTGCTGGGCTTTCTGGGGCCCGAGTGCCCGGTGACTGGGGGTGCTGACGGGCTGCTGTTTGTGCGCCACCCTGACGGCCGGCCCACCGGTGATGCCTTTGCCCTCTTCGCCTGTGAGGAGCTGGCGCAGGCTGCGTTGCGCAGGCACAAGGGCATACTGGGTAAGCGATACATCGAACTCTTCCGGAGCACGGCGGCTGAGGTGCAACAG GTCCTGAACCGCTATGCATCCAGCCCACTCCTTCCCACACTCACcgctcccctgctccccatccccttcccactGGCAGCGGGGACTGGGAGAGATTGTGTACGCCTTCGAGGCCTGCCCTATACAGCCACCATTGAAGACATCCTGAGCTTTCTGGGGGAGGCAGCTGCTGACATCCGGCCCCACGGGGTGCACATGGTACTCAACCAGCAG GGTCGGCCCTCAGGCGACGCTTTCATCCAGATGACATCAGCAGAGCGGGCCCTAGCTGCTGCCCAGCGTTGCCATAAGAAAATGATGAAGGAACGCTATGTGGAAGTGGTCCCCTGCTCCACGGAGGAGATGAGCCGTGTGCTAATGGGGGGCACCTTGAGCCGCAGTGGCATGTCCCCTCCACCCTGCAAGCTGCCCT gCCTCTCACCACCTACCTACGCCACCTTCCAGGCCACCCCAACACTCATCCCGGCTGAGACGGCAGCCTTGTATCCCTCTTCAGCACTGCTCCCGGCTGCCAGGGTGCCTGCTGCCCCTACCCCTGTTGCCTACTACCCAGGGCCAGCCACTCAACTTTACATGAACTACACAGCTTACTACCCCAG CCCCCCAGTGTCCCCGACCACTGTGGGCTACCTCGCCACACCCCCCACTGCCCTGGCCTCTGCTTCCACCTCAGTGTTgtcccagccaggagccctggtCCGTATGCAGGGTGTCCCATATACAGCTGGTATGAAGGATCTACTCAGCGTTTTCCAGGCCTATCAG CCCCTGATGACTACACCAGTTTGA
- the ESRP2 gene encoding epithelial splicing regulatory protein 2 isoform X4 encodes MTPPPPQPPPPGPNPTSDSAADPRPGPGPLVVLFGATAGALGPDLGSDETDLILLVWQVVEPRSRQVGTLHKSLVRAEAAALSPQCREASGLSADSLARAEPLDKVLQQFSQLVSGDVALLGGGPYMLCTDGQQLLRQVLHPEASRKNLVLPDTFFSFYDLRREFHVQHPSTCPARELTVATMAQDLGLETDATEDDFGVWEVKTMVAVILHLLEEPSGQLFSKAEVVKQKYETGPCSKADVVDSETVVRARGLPWQSSDQDVARFFKGLNIARGGVALCLNAQGRRNGEALIRFVDSEQRDLALQRHKHHMGVRYIEVYKATGEEFVKIAGGTSLEVARFLSREDQVILRLRGLPFSAGPEDVLGFLGPECPVTGGADGLLFVRHPDGRPTGDAFALFACEELAQAALRRHKGILGKRYIELFRSTAAEVQQVLNRYASSPLLPTLTAPLLPIPFPLAAGTGRDCVRLRGLPYTATIEDILSFLGEAAADIRPHGVHMVLNQQGRPSGDAFIQMTSAERALAAAQRCHKKMMKERYVEVVPCSTEEMSRVLMGGTLSRSGMSPPPCKLPCHPNTHPG; translated from the exons ATGACTCCGCCGCCTCCCCAGCCACCGCCCCCGGGTCCGAACCCCACCTCAGACTCTGCCGccgacccccgccccgggcccggACCCCTGGTCGTACTGTTCGGAGCCACGGCCGGTGCGCTGGGGCCGGACCTGGGTTCCGATGAGACCGACTTGATCCTCTTAgtctggcaagtggtggagccgCGGAGCCGTCAG GTGGGGACGTTGCACAAGTCATTGGTTCGCGCCGAAGCGGCCGCACTGAGCCCGCAGTGCCGCGAGGCGAGCGGCCTGAGCGCCGACAGCTTGGCGCGGGCCGAGCCGCTGGACAAGGTGCTGCAGCAG tTCTCACAGCTGGTGAGCGGGGATGTGGCTCTGCTAGGTGGGGGCCCCTACATGCTATGCACTGATGGGCAGCAGCTGCTGAGACAGGTCCTGCATCCCGAGGCCTCCAGGAAG AACCTGGTGCTCCCCGACACCTTCTTCTCCTTCTACGACCTCCGCAGAGAGTTCCATGTGCAGCACCCAAGCACCTGTCCTGCCAGGGAGCTCACCGTGGCCACCATGGCACAGG ACTTGGGGCTGGAGACAGATGCCACAGAGGATGACTTTGGGGTCTGGGAAGTGAAGACAATGGTAGCTGTCATCCTCCACCTGCTCGAAGAGCCCAGTG GTCAATTGTTTTCGAAGGCCGAGGTGGTAAAGCAGAAATATGAGACAGGCCCTTG CAGCAAGGCCGATGTGGTGGACAGTGAGACCGTGGTTCGGGCCCGTGGGTTGCCCTGGCAGTCGTCAGACCAGGATGTGGCTCGGTTCTTCAAAGGACTCAACATTGCCAG GGGTGGTGTCGCACTCTGCCTCAACGCCCAGGGCCGCAGAAATGGCGAGGCCCTCATCCGCTTTGTGGACAGCGAGCAGCGGGACCTAGCGCTGCAGAGACACAAGCACCACATGGGCGTCCGCTATATCGAG GTATACAAAGCAACAGGAGAGGAGTTTGTGAAGATCGCGGGGG GCACATCACTAGAGGTGGCTCGTTTCCTGTCGCGGGAAGACCAGGTGATACTGCGGCTGCGGGGACTGCCCTTCTCGGCTGGGCCGGAGGACGTGCTGGGCTTTCTGGGGCCCGAGTGCCCGGTGACTGGGGGTGCTGACGGGCTGCTGTTTGTGCGCCACCCTGACGGCCGGCCCACCGGTGATGCCTTTGCCCTCTTCGCCTGTGAGGAGCTGGCGCAGGCTGCGTTGCGCAGGCACAAGGGCATACTGGGTAAGCGATACATCGAACTCTTCCGGAGCACGGCGGCTGAGGTGCAACAG GTCCTGAACCGCTATGCATCCAGCCCACTCCTTCCCACACTCACcgctcccctgctccccatccccttcccactGGCAGCGGGGACTGGGAGAGATTGTGTACGCCTTCGAGGCCTGCCCTATACAGCCACCATTGAAGACATCCTGAGCTTTCTGGGGGAGGCAGCTGCTGACATCCGGCCCCACGGGGTGCACATGGTACTCAACCAGCAG GGTCGGCCCTCAGGCGACGCTTTCATCCAGATGACATCAGCAGAGCGGGCCCTAGCTGCTGCCCAGCGTTGCCATAAGAAAATGATGAAGGAACGCTATGTGGAAGTGGTCCCCTGCTCCACGGAGGAGATGAGCCGTGTGCTAATGGGGGGCACCTTGAGCCGCAGTGGCATGTCCCCTCCACCCTGCAAGCTGCCCT GCCACCCCAACACTCATCCCGGCTGA